The following proteins are encoded in a genomic region of Chitinophagales bacterium:
- a CDS encoding T9SS type A sorting domain-containing protein: IDMTGKIILRESNSNQLHLPDLQNGLYLIKIETEYGYLTRKIIIEK, translated from the coding sequence TAATTGATATGACTGGCAAAATAATTTTGCGCGAAAGTAATTCCAATCAGTTACATCTCCCAGACTTACAAAATGGTTTGTACTTAATAAAAATTGAAACAGAGTATGGTTATTTAACACGAAAAATAATAATTGAAAAATAA